GCCTTTCAACTTTCCTTCTTCAAATACAATTAACAACGACGGACCTTTTTCCATTTGATACTGTCCTGTATATAGTTTGTAAATCGACTCGTTCAGCACAATCGCCTTTTTCTCTTTCGGTACCTGGTAAGGCTCGTTAAAAACAATAGCGGTCAGGTCTTTGCAGATCTGGGGGCCCTTGGACTGAAAGTAATTGGATAAAAAAATAATGCACACATCCTGATCTGGAAAACGCATAAAATTGCTCAAGTACCCATCAATGGAGCCACTGTGGCTGATCAGCGTACGGCCTTTTACCTGTTCAATCTCCCAACCCAAACCATAGTTCTTTTTAGCAGGCGTGAGCATTAGCTTCTTGGAAGCATCGCTTAAAAGCTGATTGCCATACCAGGCGCGGTCCCAGGTATAAAGATCGCGGGCCGTACTATAGATGGCCCCTGCGCCCGATAATACAGACATATCATTAAAGCGGGCTACCGAAAAGCTATCCGTTGGGGTAGTGGCATAACCAATAGCCTTGTCTTTAGAGCGTCTATCATTTTGATCCACTCCCGACTGCTTCATCTTTAGCTTTTGAACTATGGACTTTTCCAGCAGTTTTGAAAACGATAAGCCACTGGCTTTTTCAGCAATGCGGCTTAGTAAAATATAATTGGAGTTGCTATACTCAAAGCGGCTTCCGGGAGTGAAACTAAGGGGCTCGTTTTTAAAGTGGCTGATCGTATTATCTAACGTTGAAGGTTGTGCCATCCACTTTTCATAGTATTCCTTCATCGAAGTAATACTCTTAATACCGGAGGTATGATTCAGCAACTGTTCAACTGTAATTGAATCACCTTTGGGATAGTCGGGAATGTATTTCTGAATAGGATCTTTAATGTTCAACTTACCCTTTTCCTGCAATTGCATAATAAGGGTAGCAGTAAAAGGTTTGCTTAAAGAACCGATGCGAAACTCAGTGGTTGGCGAGTTAGGTAATTGGCGGTTCAGATCGGCAAAGCCATATCCTTTTTCAAATACAATTTTTCCTTCTTTAGCGATCAAGACTGTACCAGTAAACTTGCCTTGTTTATGGTAGGCTGTAAGTAATTCGTCAGCTTTGGTAGCAACATCTTGGCTTTTGCCTAAAAAGGGCAACAAAGCCACAAATAGAAAGATTTTTCTCATAGTCAGTAGTTTCAGTAAAGACTAAGACTACACTTTTACACAAGAGGTTACAGGTAAATTCATTTTATTCTACCAGGCTCCTGCTGTGTTTCGTCATTTCAATAGTTGTCAGTGTATAATAGTAGCAGATCTGATTTTCCAGACCAGCCATCCTCCAAACAACCCAATTACAAATCCTATGGGGGCAGCAAACATGCTCATAACCGGGCAAATATTGCAGTCGGGGTATAAAACCAATGCGCCGATAAAGGTTAAACCAAAAGCAAGAACACCACCAATGAATCCGCCTTGAAACATTCGAGTAAGCAGTTGCGCCTGAATGTGCGCGGCACCTTGCCATACCAAAAATGAAAATACCACGGCCACCCCAGCCGAAACCAAATTGGAATTATCGACAATTACCTTAGGAATACGAAGGGCCACCATGATAATGAATGTTGAAATCAAATAACCGGCACAAAAGGCAAATACCGCTAAAATAATACGTGTAGCTCTCATCGTTTGTTGCGTTTGGTTTTGTTCTAGCCGTGTGCCTTTCCGCGTGTAAGAGTAAATGAAGACGCCACGTCAGGAAACGTAAAAAGTATTTTTGTGTACTTAGTGTAACGTGGTCTTTTTATCAACTATCGTGCTTGTGCTTTCGTCCGGCACTGTTGGTCATGTGCAACAGATAGTCGATATTCTAAAGTAAAGAATGTGTACTTTTTCTTTGTAGAAGTTCACCGACAATTAGCGAGAGTTTTTTATGGGCATATCACTGTGAGAGCAGACATTTATTAGATATATTAATTTAGTCCTTTGCAATTGCCAAGGTAAAACGGCACAAAATATTGTGAGCTATCTTTCTTAAACTTATTTATTGTAATTAGGCTTGCGCCATTATTTAAAATAGTGTCTCCAAAACGAAATGGTTTTTCTGTTTATAGCGCAAATAGAATTTTGCAGGATGAGAAGCTTTTCGTTTTGTGTGTTCCATTTTAATCTGGCTTTTCAACTTTTTTCCTTGATGAAAAAAGTTGAGCCAAAAAATCAATCCCGCACCTGCGGGACCACCCGACCGCTCCGCGCGTTGGGCCGGCCCTCGCACAGCACCCCTCCGCTGTTAGGATCCTTGTTTCGGATAGGCAGGTCGTTTTACGCGTACCCTTCCCAACGTTGGGTGCAGTGAACAGGGAAGGTAGAGAACGCTGAATAAGTAAGGTACTGCAGGCGCTGTATATTCCGCCCGACTCTGATAATAAAGTGAGGCTGAAAATGCGGGGCGCAATATAAGGCGCTGGACCACCCGAAAGAGAGGGCGGATAGCAAATGGCTCATAGTCGATTTGAAGATGGCTGATTGGGTCTAGGTGTTGAGATGGGTACTTTACCTTTTAGTATGAGGAGAATTTAGTTCCACTTTATCCAGTTTCCATGCCCGTTTGTTTCAGCCATGAACGTTTCCTGCTTTTGCTTGTTTTTGTAAGTGGTCAATACTACTGCGGTATTACTAACGCCGTGCTTCAACTGCACGGCTTGGGTAGCTTCAGCTGAAAGAAAATAGAAATCTCTATGTTGACCCATGTCATCCAGGAAATTATAGAACTCACGGAGTAGGTCAGGTGTAAATTGATATAGAACATGTGTAGCATATAGGATAAGTGTCTCATTAGGATCAACTGCTTCAACTACCTTCTTAAAATCAGCTATTGTGCTTCCTGCAATAAGTTTAATCGCTGAAAGGAGCGGGGTCTGTAAGGCTTCTGCCAACTGTATAAATCTTTCTGCCTGATCGGGCCATACCAATGCCTGCAGCCAAGTGAGATCCTCCGCATTGGCCAGGTCAATGGGATGCTGATCAATTCCAATCTTCTGAATAGAATTGCTGCATGGCTTTATGTTAGGCATCCTGCCTTCTTTAATTTGGCAATGCAGTTTTATATGGCTGTCTCCATATACCATGTTGTCATTATAATAATACTCATATTGGTCAAAGTTCAAATTTAGTCCGGCACTGGCACCAATGTCGATGATGGTTACCGGCTTATTGTTCAAAGAAAGGATGTTTGAAAAGATCGGCAACAGGTAGTTACAACGTGTAATGACATTGGTTTGAACAATGCGATTTTGAAGAAGGTGAACAATGCCTTGTTGATGCTCTTGTACAAACGCTTTAAATAGATCGAATGAAATGGCTTCTGTTGGCTGGCCGGTTACAGAGGGATAGTATTGTGCTAAAAACGCTGTTTTGTTTTTTAAAACATAAAAGTGGACCGCTGCTAAAAACGCATTCGGAACTGGCTGGCCTTCTTTTACAAATGTGCATAAACGAAGTAGTTCTTCATCACACGCAATTTGCTTACTTAGGGTAAAGTATAATGGTGAATTGCCTTTACATTCTTCTTCAGCAAAACGTTCAAATCTTTTACTCAAGGCAGCGGTATTGGTTGACAGCGTTTTCATGTTGGAAGATTTAATTTGCTATGATGAATAAATATACGCTAGTGTTCCTGCCTCCGCCGTGTCCCATGCCACGCACCAAGCTATGCTATGGAGACACGGCGGGAACGGAAAAAGGCGGAAAAAGCCTACTGATTGCTATATAGCTGCAATCTGCCGGATCATACCTTTAAAAATAAACCCATGAAAGGGTAGTACCGCGTACCAATAAAGGCGCCCCCAAAGACCCAATGGCCGGAAGGTGGCGGTTTGCTCCAGTATATCGCCCTGAATCTTGAACTCCAGCCAAGCTTCTCCTGGCAACTTCATTTCAGCATATAAGAGCAGGCGCTTCTGCGACCGACTGGCTAACAGTACCCGCCAAAAGTCCAAGGCATCACCTGCATTAATCTTCGTAGGACTACGCCGACCTCTTCGTAGCCCAACACCACCTACCATTTTATCCATTAATCCGCGCAAGCCCCAAAGCCAATTACCATAGTACCAACCATTGTTGCCACCAATGGCCCATATCTTATTCAACACCGCTTCACTATTTTGAATCTTGAGGGTCCGCACGTCTTTGTAGCATCCATTGACCGGCACCTCAATGTATTTGTCCAAGCCTCTGTTCAGGATGTGGCTGGACA
This genomic interval from Flavisolibacter tropicus contains the following:
- a CDS encoding serine hydrolase encodes the protein MRKIFLFVALLPFLGKSQDVATKADELLTAYHKQGKFTGTVLIAKEGKIVFEKGYGFADLNRQLPNSPTTEFRIGSLSKPFTATLIMQLQEKGKLNIKDPIQKYIPDYPKGDSITVEQLLNHTSGIKSITSMKEYYEKWMAQPSTLDNTISHFKNEPLSFTPGSRFEYSNSNYILLSRIAEKASGLSFSKLLEKSIVQKLKMKQSGVDQNDRRSKDKAIGYATTPTDSFSVARFNDMSVLSGAGAIYSTARDLYTWDRAWYGNQLLSDASKKLMLTPAKKNYGLGWEIEQVKGRTLISHSGSIDGYLSNFMRFPDQDVCIIFLSNYFQSKGPQICKDLTAIVFNEPYQVPKEKKAIVLNESIYKLYTGQYQMEKGPSLLIVFEEGKLKGKLGNQSYFEMLAEAETRFFIKGMDGDVEFVKDENENVSGVNLSNNGKTLSFKRVATTQ
- a CDS encoding DUF2332 domain-containing protein, with translation MKTLSTNTAALSKRFERFAEEECKGNSPLYFTLSKQIACDEELLRLCTFVKEGQPVPNAFLAAVHFYVLKNKTAFLAQYYPSVTGQPTEAISFDLFKAFVQEHQQGIVHLLQNRIVQTNVITRCNYLLPIFSNILSLNNKPVTIIDIGASAGLNLNFDQYEYYYNDNMVYGDSHIKLHCQIKEGRMPNIKPCSNSIQKIGIDQHPIDLANAEDLTWLQALVWPDQAERFIQLAEALQTPLLSAIKLIAGSTIADFKKVVEAVDPNETLILYATHVLYQFTPDLLREFYNFLDDMGQHRDFYFLSAEATQAVQLKHGVSNTAVVLTTYKNKQKQETFMAETNGHGNWIKWN